A single genomic interval of Pirellulaceae bacterium harbors:
- the rho gene encoding transcription termination factor Rho: MGKKRKPRGSRPNQRGGGGAGGGGGQGRPRRRRRPNDQNVRPAPAGEMEPVEGGEADSLQEGCGMLELHPNGYGFLRSFSNNYDRVRSDPFVPGTMIDKYGLREGLMVKGMVQRARKQQGPRLREITDVDGMPPAEYSSVKSFDELTPINPESWLRLETGPEPISTRVMDLITPLGKGQRALIVAPPRTGKTMLMQQIARGISENYKDLKLMVLLIDERPEEVTDMRRNVDGEVIASSLDQDVESHVRISQLVIERCRRLAEMGQDVFLLMDSITRLARAFNKWVGNTGRTMSGGVDIKAMDIPKKLFATARVFEEGGSLTIVGTALIDTGSRMDELIFQEFKGTGNMELVLDRKLADRRVWPALDISQSGTRREELLHDPETLHAVTMLRRTLTTMHHVDAMEQLTRQLGKFKNNAEFIKLISGAKVLD, translated from the coding sequence ATGGGGAAGAAAAGGAAGCCAAGAGGATCTCGACCAAACCAACGCGGTGGTGGTGGAGCAGGAGGCGGTGGCGGCCAAGGCCGACCACGAAGACGCCGTCGTCCCAATGATCAAAATGTTCGCCCGGCTCCGGCGGGAGAGATGGAACCCGTCGAGGGTGGCGAAGCGGATTCGCTTCAAGAAGGTTGTGGGATGCTCGAACTGCACCCCAATGGCTACGGATTTCTCCGCAGCTTTTCGAACAATTACGACCGCGTTCGCTCCGATCCATTCGTTCCCGGCACGATGATTGACAAGTACGGCCTGCGTGAAGGGCTGATGGTCAAGGGAATGGTCCAACGGGCCCGCAAGCAACAGGGCCCTCGCTTGCGAGAAATCACCGACGTCGACGGGATGCCACCCGCAGAATACAGCAGTGTGAAGTCATTCGATGAACTCACACCCATCAACCCAGAAAGCTGGCTGAGGCTCGAAACGGGTCCGGAACCTATCAGCACCAGAGTGATGGACCTGATTACGCCGCTCGGCAAGGGACAGCGAGCCCTGATCGTCGCTCCACCCCGTACGGGCAAAACGATGCTGATGCAGCAGATTGCTCGAGGTATTTCGGAGAACTACAAGGACCTCAAGCTGATGGTTCTGCTCATCGACGAGCGTCCTGAAGAAGTCACCGACATGCGGCGAAACGTTGATGGCGAGGTAATTGCCAGCAGCTTGGACCAGGATGTTGAGAGCCATGTCCGCATCTCGCAGTTGGTGATCGAGCGATGCCGACGCCTTGCTGAAATGGGACAGGATGTGTTCCTCCTGATGGACTCTATTACTCGTTTAGCTCGAGCGTTTAACAAATGGGTCGGAAACACCGGCCGGACAATGTCCGGTGGTGTTGACATTAAAGCGATGGACATCCCGAAAAAGCTATTTGCCACAGCGCGTGTGTTCGAAGAAGGGGGCTCCCTGACCATCGTTGGTACCGCACTCATCGATACGGGAAGCCGGATGGATGAGCTGATTTTCCAGGAGTTTAAAGGGACTGGAAATATGGAACTGGTCCTGGATCGAAAACTGGCCGATCGACGCGTCTGGCCTGCACTCGATATTTCACAGTCGGGTACACGCCGAGAGGAACTGCTGCACGACCCAGAAACATTGCATGCTGTCACCATGCTGCGACGCACACTGACCACCATGCATCATGTCGATGCGATGGAACAACTAACACGGCAACTGGGCAAATTCAAAAACAATGCCGAGTTCATCAAGCTGATCAGTGGCGCCAAAGTGCTGGACTAG